From one Sulfurimonas sp. genomic stretch:
- a CDS encoding ankyrin repeat domain-containing protein produces MQKWIDILKNNDFIAAKQYIKKGADLNEENENGESVLATAIRHHCDDDLIHLLIDSGADIYDFDNEGVSIFDMAITYNNLYVFNHIIESGIDVNKTNRRSGFTPLMCAACYGRVEIAKLLLENGADKNSLDSRGFSALDFARKMNKKSVLEVLDYDKELPLNRGYTK; encoded by the coding sequence ATGCAAAAATGGATAGATATTTTAAAAAACAATGATTTTATAGCTGCTAAACAATATATAAAAAAAGGTGCTGACCTAAATGAAGAGAATGAAAATGGTGAATCTGTTTTAGCCACGGCTATAAGACATCATTGTGATGATGATTTGATTCATTTATTAATAGATAGCGGTGCAGATATATATGATTTTGATAATGAAGGTGTAAGTATCTTTGATATGGCAATAACCTATAATAATCTTTATGTGTTCAATCATATAATTGAATCAGGTATAGATGTGAATAAAACAAATAGAAGAAGCGGTTTTACACCTCTGATGTGTGCAGCTTGTTATGGAAGGGTTGAAATAGCAAAGCTTCTTTTAGAAAACGGTGCAGATAAAAATTCTTTGGATTCTCGTGGTTTTTCAGCTCTTGATTTTGCCAGAAAAATGAATAAAAAGAGTGTTTTGGAAGTTCTGGATTATGATAAAGAACTTCCACTAAATAGAGGTTATACTAAATAA
- the aspS gene encoding aspartate--tRNA ligase: MRTHYCTDLNETNVGEEVTLTGWANSYRDHGGIIFIDLRDKTGLIQLTCDPEDSKEAHEIADKVRDEYVLIAKGKVRHRGEGLVNPRLKTGAIEIVVTELKIENKAKPMPFTLGDPNVGEEVKLKYRYLELRDPAMYEAFRLRSKAAIAARNVLDANGFLEVETPILTKSTPEGARDYLVPSRVHNGEFYALPQSPQLFKQLLMVGGFDRYFQIAKCFRDEDLRADRQPEFTQIDVEMSFCDQEDVIKVAEDLLEGIFSACDIEVKAPFNRIKYKDAMEWYGSDKPDLRYGLKMVDVIDIFERCDNEIFSKIAAKPHTNRIKALKVPGADLVFSKREMKSFEDFVRKFGASGLGYFQMKEDGLKGPLIKFFSEADINLLIERLGMEVGDVVFFGAGEKKLVWDYMGRFRNFIAEHEKMNLVDPDKYEFVWVVDFPMFEVEEGRVKALHHPFTQPLDTDKEDVEEIESIAYDIVLNGVELGGGSIRIHKEEVQEEIFKLLGIEEEEAQEKFGFLLDALKFGAPPHGGFAMGFDRMMMLISKKSSIRDVIAFPKTQKASCVLTQAPSEVDNTQLRDLHIRLREPKQ, from the coding sequence ATGAGAACTCATTATTGTACAGATTTAAACGAAACAAACGTTGGTGAAGAAGTTACACTGACAGGTTGGGCAAATAGCTACCGTGATCACGGTGGTATTATTTTTATTGACTTAAGGGATAAAACAGGTCTTATTCAACTTACTTGTGATCCTGAAGATTCTAAAGAAGCTCACGAAATTGCTGATAAGGTTCGCGATGAATACGTATTAATCGCTAAAGGTAAAGTTCGTCATCGTGGTGAAGGTTTAGTTAACCCTAGACTAAAAACAGGTGCTATTGAGATAGTTGTTACTGAACTTAAAATAGAAAACAAAGCTAAGCCTATGCCGTTTACACTAGGTGATCCTAATGTTGGTGAAGAAGTTAAACTAAAGTATAGATATTTAGAACTTCGCGACCCGGCAATGTATGAAGCATTCCGTCTACGTTCAAAAGCTGCAATTGCTGCTAGAAATGTATTAGATGCAAATGGATTTTTAGAGGTTGAAACTCCAATTCTTACAAAATCAACTCCAGAGGGAGCAAGAGATTACTTAGTACCTTCTCGTGTTCATAATGGAGAGTTTTATGCTCTACCTCAATCTCCACAGCTTTTTAAACAACTTTTAATGGTTGGTGGATTTGACAGATATTTCCAAATAGCTAAATGTTTCCGTGATGAAGACCTAAGAGCTGATCGTCAACCGGAGTTTACTCAAATAGACGTTGAGATGAGTTTTTGTGACCAAGAAGACGTAATCAAAGTTGCAGAAGATTTACTAGAGGGTATATTCAGTGCATGTGATATTGAAGTTAAAGCTCCATTTAACCGTATCAAATATAAAGATGCAATGGAATGGTACGGATCAGACAAACCTGATTTAAGATATGGTCTAAAAATGGTAGACGTTATCGATATATTTGAGAGATGTGACAATGAGATCTTCTCTAAAATAGCAGCTAAGCCACACACAAACCGTATTAAAGCTCTTAAAGTTCCTGGAGCTGATTTAGTATTCTCAAAAAGAGAGATGAAAAGCTTCGAAGACTTTGTGAGAAAATTTGGAGCAAGCGGTCTTGGTTATTTCCAAATGAAAGAAGATGGTCTTAAAGGTCCATTAATTAAGTTCTTCAGCGAAGCTGATATCAACTTACTTATAGAAAGATTAGGTATGGAAGTTGGTGATGTTGTATTCTTCGGTGCAGGTGAGAAAAAACTTGTATGGGATTATATGGGACGTTTCAGAAACTTTATAGCTGAACATGAGAAAATGAATCTTGTAGATCCAGATAAATATGAGTTTGTATGGGTAGTTGACTTTCCTATGTTTGAAGTTGAAGAAGGACGTGTTAAAGCACTTCATCACCCATTTACACAGCCACTTGATACTGATAAAGAAGATGTTGAAGAGATCGAATCTATCGCTTATGACATTGTTCTAAACGGTGTTGAACTTGGTGGTGGTTCTATCCGTATCCATAAAGAAGAAGTTCAAGAAGAGATCTTTAAACTTTTAGGTATTGAAGAGGAAGAAGCACAAGAGAAGTTTGGTTTCTTACTAGATGCACTTAAATTCGGTGCACCTCCACATGGTGGTTTTGCTATGGGATTTGATAGAATGATGATGTTAATCTCTAAAAAATCAAGTATCCGTGACGTTATAGCATTCCCTAAAACTCAAAAAGCTTCTTGTGTACTAACACAAGCTCCAAGCGAAGTAGACAATACACAACTGAGAGATCTTCACATTCGTCTTCGCGAGCCAAAACAATAA
- a CDS encoding flagellar basal body rod C-terminal domain-containing protein, whose amino-acid sequence MNISNNVSSISAHQTMMNNSANNVANVNTDGFVPKSTVMSDEGNSVRANTREATDTNYSRSQTDLSKEMPDQMITQGATGVNVTAIKTQDEMLGSLLDIKA is encoded by the coding sequence ATGAATATATCGAATAATGTGTCATCAATATCTGCGCATCAGACTATGATGAACAATAGTGCTAACAACGTAGCCAATGTTAACACTGACGGTTTTGTTCCAAAAAGTACTGTAATGAGTGATGAGGGTAATTCTGTAAGAGCTAACACAAGAGAAGCTACAGATACGAACTATTCTAGAAGTCAAACTGACTTATCAAAAGAGATGCCTGATCAGATGATCACGCAAGGGGCGACAGGAGTTAATGTAACTGCTATAAAAACTCAAGATGAGATGCTTGGCAGTCTTTTGGATATCAAAGCTTAA
- a CDS encoding adenylate kinase: MKKLFLIIGAPGSGKTTDAELIAQKNAPITHYSAGDMFRAEVASGSERGKLIDSFISKGEIVPIEIAIETIVGAIKKAPTDVVIIDGYPRSIEQMNSLDQYLQNEDGVELINVIEVKVSEEVARDRVLGRARGADDNNEVFNNRMRVYTEPLKEIQEFYKDKNMLEVIDGERAIEEIVSDMEDFIVSKI; the protein is encoded by the coding sequence ATGAAAAAACTTTTTTTAATTATTGGAGCACCAGGTAGTGGAAAAACTACCGATGCTGAACTTATAGCACAAAAAAATGCTCCAATAACACACTATTCTGCAGGAGACATGTTCCGTGCAGAAGTTGCAAGCGGTAGTGAAAGAGGAAAACTTATAGATTCTTTCATATCAAAAGGTGAGATAGTACCGATTGAGATTGCTATAGAAACTATTGTAGGTGCTATCAAAAAAGCGCCTACAGATGTTGTAATAATTGATGGATATCCAAGAAGTATTGAGCAGATGAATTCACTTGACCAATATCTTCAAAATGAAGACGGTGTTGAGCTAATAAATGTTATAGAAGTTAAAGTTAGCGAAGAAGTAGCACGCGATAGAGTCCTTGGTCGCGCACGTGGAGCTGATGATAATAACGAAGTATTTAACAACCGTATGAGAGTTTATACAGAGCCTCTAAAAGAGATACAAGAGTTTTATAAAGATAAAAATATGTTAGAAGTTATAGATGGAGAAAGAGCCATAGAGGAGATTGTCTCTGATATGGAAGATTTTATAGTGTCTAAAATATAA
- a CDS encoding NAD(+)/NADH kinase: MKNIDFNKVGIVLRPDSPQLKGEFLKVQETLNKYNIEIFLEKNSAQMISLEGFEFDEMCSKSGFLITIGGDGTLISTARKSLQYDIPILGIHAGRLGFLSDVSIDEFDGFFQQMKNGKFRIDERAVLETTLNKGEKEEKRYAFNDVVLTRSSVPQMIHIETLVDSKPFNTYYGDGVIVSTPTGSTAYNLSAGGPVMFPLTNVFALTPICPHSLTQRPVVLPGKYPIEMKTSSEKALVIFDGQDMVELGLGESIDIKLATKMVSLIHKEDFNYFEILKNKLNWGD; the protein is encoded by the coding sequence TTGAAAAATATAGATTTTAATAAAGTTGGTATTGTTTTAAGACCAGATAGTCCCCAGCTTAAAGGGGAGTTTTTAAAAGTACAAGAGACACTGAATAAATATAATATTGAGATATTTTTAGAAAAGAACAGTGCACAGATGATCTCACTTGAAGGCTTTGAATTTGACGAAATGTGTTCTAAAAGCGGTTTTTTAATTACTATCGGTGGTGATGGTACTCTGATCTCTACTGCTAGAAAATCTTTACAGTATGATATTCCAATATTGGGAATTCATGCCGGCAGACTAGGCTTTTTATCTGATGTAAGTATAGACGAATTTGACGGATTTTTTCAACAAATGAAAAATGGAAAGTTCAGAATAGATGAGAGAGCCGTACTTGAGACTACACTAAATAAAGGTGAAAAAGAGGAAAAAAGATACGCATTTAACGACGTAGTTTTAACCCGTTCTTCAGTTCCTCAAATGATCCATATTGAAACACTGGTTGATTCAAAACCGTTTAATACTTACTATGGCGATGGTGTTATAGTCTCTACTCCAACTGGATCTACAGCATATAACCTTTCAGCAGGAGGACCTGTTATGTTCCCTTTGACTAATGTTTTTGCATTAACACCTATATGTCCGCATTCATTAACTCAAAGACCTGTTGTACTGCCTGGGAAATACCCTATAGAGATGAAAACTTCTAGTGAGAAAGCTTTAGTTATATTTGACGGACAAGATATGGTGGAGTTGGGACTTGGTGAGAGTATAGATATAAAACTGGCTACTAAGATGGTAAGTTTAATTCATAAAGAAGATTTTAACTACTTTGAAATACTAAAAAATAAATTAAATTGGGGAGATTAA
- a CDS encoding EAL and HDOD domain-containing protein, whose product MANNIYIAKQPILKKDGDVFAYELLYRDSEDTSNIKNRKQATVSVLSSVINKFGIDNLLSNHKAFVKADEEFIMHSIVNTIPKEYFIFSLQFDEKVSPKAVKKVKKLYEDGYTFAINDVILDKNVMDNYKDIMEYISYVKVDIDTPADNYSLLNDLDIEVISTKVENSEKEKTALQRDVDYLQGYFFCKPAVKKQEKFDAEVENVIRLCNRIMQDCSVDDLVDEFERSPVVSMQLLKFINSGLFHFRQKLSSIKQVLTLVGKTKLTQWLMLMIYSTPRGEGVSNEVLFERVKSRTYIMNEIAKIIDRSIVSNAYFVGVISLMDALFSISKRSLMQQLNVDKEIKDAILKKDGILGDIYSFVLALESFNTETIDNFIEKYNISKEALEQITLNASKDLGNIE is encoded by the coding sequence ATGGCTAACAATATTTACATAGCAAAACAACCTATTTTAAAGAAAGACGGAGATGTATTCGCATATGAACTTTTATATAGAGATTCAGAGGACACATCAAATATTAAAAACCGCAAACAAGCTACAGTTTCCGTACTTAGCTCTGTAATTAATAAGTTTGGAATAGATAACTTGCTTTCTAACCATAAAGCATTTGTCAAAGCTGATGAAGAGTTTATTATGCACAGTATTGTAAACACAATACCAAAGGAATATTTTATATTTTCCCTGCAGTTTGATGAAAAAGTAAGTCCAAAGGCGGTAAAAAAAGTTAAAAAACTTTATGAAGACGGTTATACATTTGCAATTAATGATGTTATTTTAGACAAGAATGTAATGGATAACTATAAAGACATTATGGAATATATAAGTTATGTAAAAGTTGATATAGATACTCCTGCAGATAATTACTCACTTTTAAATGACCTGGATATTGAGGTAATATCAACAAAAGTAGAAAACAGTGAAAAAGAAAAAACAGCTTTACAAAGAGATGTAGATTACCTTCAAGGTTATTTCTTTTGTAAGCCTGCAGTTAAAAAACAAGAGAAGTTTGATGCAGAGGTTGAAAATGTAATCAGACTTTGTAATAGGATTATGCAAGATTGTAGTGTGGATGACCTTGTAGACGAGTTTGAGAGAAGTCCTGTAGTTTCTATGCAGTTATTAAAGTTTATCAACTCAGGACTATTTCACTTTAGACAAAAACTTTCATCTATAAAACAAGTTCTAACATTGGTTGGAAAAACAAAACTGACACAATGGTTAATGCTTATGATATACTCAACACCAAGAGGAGAGGGCGTTTCAAATGAAGTTTTGTTTGAGAGGGTAAAGAGCCGGACTTATATTATGAATGAAATCGCTAAGATAATCGATCGCTCAATAGTTTCAAATGCTTACTTTGTAGGAGTTATATCTCTTATGGATGCTTTGTTTAGCATAAGTAAAAGAAGCTTAATGCAACAGTTGAATGTTGATAAAGAGATAAAAGATGCTATCTTAAAAAAAGATGGTATTTTAGGTGATATATATAGTTTTGTGTTAGCTTTAGAGAGTTTCAATACTGAAACTATTGATAATTTTATTGAAAAGTACAATATATCTAAAGAAGCATTAGAGCAGATAACTCTAAATGCATCTAAAGACTTAGGAAACATCGAGTAA
- a CDS encoding tetrahydrodipicolinate N-succinyltransferase N-terminal domain-containing protein: METIQTADAFKALIEDIKKTEGYRDPLAFGIARIDLGQLNVNKSLQATYPIINWDENFGSAAIFIKALSEQGIDVDFTQSEVVCNVNLDFLRSCLNAFTPYADEAYGDAHKNIQVVSALYNQLVEHGMVEGEYKVTFIFDDAPVKSVEAAYLKLYAISLAKVGLREICLDGAFGALPNVAWSQGQPIELEYLREFEIELKLSGEYPHVDFVDKFPRFLQHIIPADNTRILDTSKVRFGAQLAAGTTVMPGASYINFNAGTTGVSMVEGRISSSAIVGDGSDVGGGASILGVLSGTDGNPISVGKNCLLGANSVCGIPLGDACIIDAGIAILEGTKVGIYPEQLAKINEVNSGVTLNGEVFKGKQLAGLNGLHFRQNSLTGEITASRSTREIKLNADLH; this comes from the coding sequence ATGGAAACAATCCAAACAGCAGATGCTTTTAAAGCACTGATCGAAGATATCAAAAAAACTGAAGGTTACAGAGATCCTTTAGCATTTGGTATTGCAAGAATAGATTTAGGACAACTTAATGTAAACAAGAGTCTTCAAGCGACATATCCGATCATCAACTGGGATGAAAACTTTGGTAGTGCAGCTATATTTATCAAAGCTTTATCTGAGCAAGGTATAGATGTAGATTTTACTCAAAGTGAAGTAGTTTGCAACGTCAACTTAGACTTTTTAAGATCTTGTTTAAATGCTTTTACTCCATATGCTGATGAAGCTTACGGTGATGCTCATAAAAACATTCAAGTTGTTTCTGCATTATACAACCAACTAGTAGAACACGGTATGGTTGAGGGTGAATACAAAGTTACATTTATTTTTGATGATGCACCTGTAAAAAGTGTAGAAGCAGCTTACTTAAAACTATATGCTATCTCACTAGCTAAAGTTGGTTTACGTGAAATTTGTCTAGACGGTGCATTTGGTGCACTTCCAAATGTTGCTTGGAGTCAAGGTCAACCGATAGAGCTTGAGTACTTAAGAGAGTTTGAGATCGAATTAAAACTATCAGGCGAATATCCACACGTTGATTTTGTAGATAAGTTCCCAAGATTCTTACAACACATCATTCCTGCAGATAACACTCGTATATTAGACACTTCAAAAGTACGTTTTGGTGCTCAACTAGCTGCTGGTACTACTGTAATGCCTGGTGCTTCATATATTAACTTCAATGCAGGTACTACTGGTGTATCTATGGTTGAAGGACGTATTTCATCTTCTGCTATCGTAGGTGATGGTTCTGATGTTGGTGGTGGAGCTTCTATTTTAGGTGTATTAAGTGGTACTGATGGTAATCCAATCTCTGTTGGTAAAAACTGTCTTTTAGGTGCAAACTCTGTATGTGGTATCCCTTTAGGTGATGCTTGTATCATAGATGCAGGTATCGCAATTTTAGAAGGAACTAAAGTTGGTATATATCCTGAGCAACTTGCTAAAATCAATGAAGTAAACAGTGGTGTTACACTTAACGGTGAAGTTTTCAAAGGCAAACAATTAGCAGGACTAAACGGTCTTCACTTTAGACAAAACTCTTTAACTGGTGAGATCACTGCATCTCGCTCAACTAGAGAGATAAAACTAAACGCAGATTTACACTAA
- a CDS encoding SH3 domain-containing protein has protein sequence MKYIVLFFSFLFMIACSSGPEVQKIDNTKENRKKNDIQESTNANQIYDLQRFEQNSWAYLKDIEIKELSVKQEDFESSYFSPWNRIPTDSKETAMWPFYSYKHGDMYGENLKLIEEQVFEDIKDNADFDSYKTLNQRAITLKHINIRAFPTSKPMFKDPNIAGEGFPFDYMQNSTISANKPLLISHYSKDKQWAYVFTSFTGGWVEAKDIIDIDKKYTDLWQRAKQIFLIKDNIPLYDKNGNFLFNSRVGMMLSLIEEDKDNYTVLTVSSYKNHQPNYHKTKISKNISHKEIMDFNKENIQKIFDEVAKSKYGWGGLYGERDCSSTIRDIYTPFGVWFPRNSYQQSRVGKTISMENLSDQEKIELIKKDAIPFKTLLYKKGHILIYVGVDKDEVIAFHNTWGIKTKDNDDKEGRVIVGKSVYSSLRLGSNQKDYDKDSEILKNLLSMNIVVN, from the coding sequence ATGAAGTATATTGTTTTATTTTTTAGTTTTTTATTTATGATCGCTTGTAGCTCAGGACCAGAGGTACAAAAAATTGATAATACTAAAGAGAATCGTAAAAAAAATGATATACAAGAATCTACAAATGCAAATCAAATATATGACCTGCAAAGGTTTGAACAAAACTCATGGGCATATTTAAAAGATATTGAAATAAAAGAATTATCTGTAAAACAGGAAGACTTTGAAAGTTCTTACTTTAGTCCTTGGAATAGAATACCTACTGATTCTAAAGAGACTGCTATGTGGCCATTTTATTCATATAAGCATGGTGATATGTATGGAGAAAATCTAAAGCTTATAGAAGAACAGGTATTTGAAGATATAAAAGATAATGCTGACTTTGACAGCTATAAAACTTTAAATCAAAGAGCAATTACTTTAAAGCATATAAATATAAGGGCATTTCCGACTTCAAAACCTATGTTCAAAGACCCAAACATTGCAGGAGAGGGGTTTCCATTTGATTATATGCAAAACTCTACGATAAGTGCGAATAAACCACTTTTAATATCACACTATTCAAAAGATAAACAATGGGCCTATGTATTTACTAGTTTTACCGGAGGCTGGGTAGAGGCTAAAGATATAATAGATATTGATAAAAAATACACCGACTTATGGCAAAGAGCAAAGCAGATATTTTTAATAAAAGACAATATCCCTTTATATGATAAGAATGGAAACTTTTTATTTAATTCAAGGGTAGGTATGATGCTTTCTTTAATTGAAGAGGATAAAGATAACTATACTGTATTAACTGTATCTTCATATAAAAACCATCAACCAAACTACCATAAAACAAAGATATCTAAAAATATATCTCATAAAGAGATTATGGACTTTAACAAAGAGAATATTCAGAAGATATTTGATGAAGTAGCTAAAAGTAAATATGGTTGGGGCGGACTTTATGGTGAAAGGGATTGTTCATCTACAATTAGAGATATTTATACACCTTTTGGTGTTTGGTTCCCAAGAAACTCATATCAACAATCAAGAGTTGGAAAAACTATTTCGATGGAAAATTTAAGTGATCAAGAGAAGATAGAGCTTATTAAAAAAGATGCTATACCTTTTAAAACATTACTTTATAAAAAAGGACATATATTGATATATGTCGGAGTAGATAAAGACGAAGTAATTGCTTTTCATAATACATGGGGTATAAAAACTAAAGATAATGATGATAAAGAGGGCAGAGTTATTGTTGGAAAAAGTGTTTACAGCTCCCTCCGCCTAGGAAGTAATCAAAAAGATTACGATAAAGACTCAGAGATCTTGAAAAACCTGCTTAGTATGAATATCGTAGTAAATTAA
- a CDS encoding DUF6166 domain-containing protein, whose amino-acid sequence MAIKRSNHVFKGHKALLGGRYVTYGEVELPNRFEEYPKSKNGFDWGVKGSGSLQLAYAILRQISTKEIAKANAEKFVDHVIVGLHSRDWLLNSHDIYEWISKNSDIGLDDFEQENHTEFTQNRAIYTKHKVIKKKSNVVKDVCQELGITQKALANILEVPEGTVSSWAVKNEIPRLGKKAIEFYIQNAKNQQIVDSYKNFVRLLDVS is encoded by the coding sequence ATGGCAATTAAACGTAGTAATCACGTATTTAAAGGGCATAAAGCACTGCTAGGCGGCAGGTATGTAACTTATGGAGAGGTTGAACTACCAAATAGATTTGAAGAATATCCAAAATCTAAAAATGGTTTTGACTGGGGTGTTAAAGGTTCTGGTTCACTGCAACTTGCATATGCAATACTTCGTCAGATCAGTACAAAAGAGATAGCAAAAGCAAATGCCGAAAAATTTGTTGATCATGTTATTGTAGGTTTACACTCTAGGGACTGGTTACTTAACTCACATGATATATATGAATGGATATCTAAAAACTCAGATATAGGTTTAGATGATTTCGAACAAGAAAATCATACTGAATTCACACAAAACAGAGCGATATATACAAAACATAAAGTTATTAAGAAAAAAAGCAATGTAGTAAAAGATGTATGTCAAGAACTTGGAATTACTCAAAAAGCACTAGCTAATATACTAGAGGTTCCTGAGGGAACCGTAAGCAGCTGGGCTGTAAAAAATGAAATACCAAGACTTGGCAAAAAAGCGATAGAATTTTACATTCAAAATGCAAAAAACCAACAAATTGTGGACAGTTATAAAAACTTTGTCAGATTACTCGATGTTTCCTAA